One Panicum virgatum strain AP13 chromosome 9K, P.virgatum_v5, whole genome shotgun sequence genomic region harbors:
- the LOC120652913 gene encoding uncharacterized protein LOC120652913 isoform X1, translating to MECRTKLGSLLRANAALRVVPPGNHRGIHFPPGPTSSDDDEQERAPLSRRWFRATYARLLRHAGSLNGVDHEGGLPRHAATGSLVACPHTAARAAHFDALAGEFVAAAAAASRGHPPPKMKETSLSSLTRVCDVLGVSAQRRKSVRLTVCPQVTQHHVWRGALEAVLGDLQADMASLDGPSLATQMAEQIASACTRFLSDTADAAASSTPSWMRPTPFKKPAEPPPPAKKWQEVLDMFADLARSLETDDRLAGHAQKVEAMKEGLYQIRDVVIERDIAFKEARRQDCLVQRKLSKSLGHSSRCLYTLLLFYLCGTVRDIEVHVGRCVSDQGGRDVAVHAAKFITGGDELAVRGSIKQLSRTLGVFRFVWDAANTESDTANDNGKDGVVRKKNKVSKGVLELQGHLWGFGVEEKVVTYRGDVFHVHQIQLP from the coding sequence ATGGAATGCCGCACCAAGCTGGGGTCCTTGCTTCGGGCCAACGCCGCGCTCCGCGTGGTCCCACCGGGCAACCACCGCGGAATCCACTTCCCGCCTGGTCCGACctcgtccgacgacgacgaacaGGAGCGGGCCCCGCTGTCGCGGCGCTGGTTCCGCGCCACCTACGCCCGGCTCCTCCGGCACGCGGGCTCACTCAATGGCGTCGACCACGAGGGCGGCCTGCCGCGACACGCCGCGACGGGGTCCCTCGTGGCCTGCCCGCACAcggccgcgcgggcggcgcacTTCGACGCGCTCGCGGGTGAGTTcgtcgcggcggccgccgccgcgagccgggGCCACCCACCGCCGAAGATGAAGGAGACGTCGCTGAGCTCGCTGACGCGGGTCTGCGACGTGCTGGGCGTGTCGGCGCAGCGGCGGAAGAGCGTGCGGCTCACCGTCTGCCCGCAGGTGACGCAGCACCACGTCTGGCGGGGCGCGCTGGAGGCAGTGCTCGGGGACCTGCAGGCCGACATGGCGTCGCTTGACGGCCCGTCCCTGGCGACCCAGATGGCCGAGCAGATCGCGTCGGCCTGCACCCGCTTCTTGTCAGACAccgccgacgcggcggcgtcCTCGACGCCGTCCTGGATGCGCCCGACGCCGTTCAAGAAGCCGGCGGAACCGCCGCCTCCGGCCAAGAAGTGGCAGGAGGTGCTGGACATGTTCGCCGACCTCGCCAGGAGCCTGGAGACCGACGACCGGCTCGCCGGGCATGCGCAGAAGGTGGAGGCGATGAAGGAGGGGCTGTACCAAATACGCGACGTCGTCATCGAGCGCGACATCGCCTTCAAGGAGGCGCGCCGGCAGGACTGCCTGGTGCAGAGGAAGCTGTCCAAGAGCCTGGGCCACTCCTCCAGGTGCCTCTACACGCTGCTGCTCTTCTACCTCTGTGGCACCGTCCGGGACATCGAGGTGCACGTCGGCAGGTGCGTGTCCGACCAGGGAGGCAGGGATGTCGCCGTTCACGCCGCCAAATTCATTACTGGCGGTGACGAATTGGCGGTAAGGGGCAGCATCAAGCAGCTGAGCCGCACTCTGGGCGTGTTCCGGTTTGTCTGGGACGCTGCCAATACTGAATCTGATACTGCCAATGACAATGGCAAGGATGGTGTTGTCAGGAAAAAGAATAAAGTTTCAAAGGGTGTGCTGGAGCTGCAAGGGCATCTCTGGGGCTTTGGTGTTGAAGAGAAGGTGGTGACATACAGGGGAGATGTGTTCCATGTGCATCAGATCCAATTACCCTGA
- the LOC120652913 gene encoding uncharacterized protein LOC120652913 isoform X2 has translation MECRTKLGSLLRANAALRVVPPGNHRGIHFPPGPTSSDDDEQERAPLSRRWFRATYARLLRHAGSLNGVDHEGGLPRHAATGSLVACPHTAARAAHFDALAGEFVAAAAAASRGHPPPKMKETSLSSLTRVCDVLGVSAQRRKSVRLTVCPQVTQHHVWRGALEAVLGDLQADMASLDGPSLATQMAEQIASACTRFLSDTADAAASSTPSWMRPTPFKKPAEPPPPAKKWQEVLDMFADLARSLETDDRLAGHAQKVEAMKEGLYQIRDVVIERDIAFKEARRQDCLVQRKLSKSLGHSSRCLYTLLLFYLCGTVRDIEVHVGRCVSDQGGRDVAVHAAKFITGGDELAEKE, from the exons ATGGAATGCCGCACCAAGCTGGGGTCCTTGCTTCGGGCCAACGCCGCGCTCCGCGTGGTCCCACCGGGCAACCACCGCGGAATCCACTTCCCGCCTGGTCCGACctcgtccgacgacgacgaacaGGAGCGGGCCCCGCTGTCGCGGCGCTGGTTCCGCGCCACCTACGCCCGGCTCCTCCGGCACGCGGGCTCACTCAATGGCGTCGACCACGAGGGCGGCCTGCCGCGACACGCCGCGACGGGGTCCCTCGTGGCCTGCCCGCACAcggccgcgcgggcggcgcacTTCGACGCGCTCGCGGGTGAGTTcgtcgcggcggccgccgccgcgagccgggGCCACCCACCGCCGAAGATGAAGGAGACGTCGCTGAGCTCGCTGACGCGGGTCTGCGACGTGCTGGGCGTGTCGGCGCAGCGGCGGAAGAGCGTGCGGCTCACCGTCTGCCCGCAGGTGACGCAGCACCACGTCTGGCGGGGCGCGCTGGAGGCAGTGCTCGGGGACCTGCAGGCCGACATGGCGTCGCTTGACGGCCCGTCCCTGGCGACCCAGATGGCCGAGCAGATCGCGTCGGCCTGCACCCGCTTCTTGTCAGACAccgccgacgcggcggcgtcCTCGACGCCGTCCTGGATGCGCCCGACGCCGTTCAAGAAGCCGGCGGAACCGCCGCCTCCGGCCAAGAAGTGGCAGGAGGTGCTGGACATGTTCGCCGACCTCGCCAGGAGCCTGGAGACCGACGACCGGCTCGCCGGGCATGCGCAGAAGGTGGAGGCGATGAAGGAGGGGCTGTACCAAATACGCGACGTCGTCATCGAGCGCGACATCGCCTTCAAGGAGGCGCGCCGGCAGGACTGCCTGGTGCAGAGGAAGCTGTCCAAGAGCCTGGGCCACTCCTCCAGGTGCCTCTACACGCTGCTGCTCTTCTACCTCTGTGGCACCGTCCGGGACATCGAGGTGCACGTCGGCAGGTGCGTGTCCGACCAGGGAGGCAGGGATGTCGCCGTTCACGCCGCCAAATTCATTACTGGCGGTGACGAATTGGCG GAAAAAGAATAA
- the LOC120652915 gene encoding 50S ribosomal protein L4, chloroplastic-like, with protein MPGAAVASPLLLSLSSSSSPFLSSPSTSFLPPTSSAAPHSAGRTKAAVSVLRALRAEAATLPVLSFTGDKVGEVTLDLKSAPPSTARAVVHRAIITDRQNARRGTASTLTRGEVSGGGRKPYQQKKTGKARRGSQRTPLRPGGGVVFGPKPRDWSIKINRKEKRLAISTALASAAVAEDAFVVEEFDEAFASGPKTKDFVAALQRWGLDPKQKAMFFATEFDDNVRLSGRNIGSLKMLTPRTLNLYDILDARKLFFTPAAVDYLNSRYGTSASDDYDTDDEDDAEEEQEVVEEGTTVEAAQDVTEESEADGSS; from the exons ATGCcaggcgccgccgtggcctcgcctctcctcctctcgctctcctcgtcctcctccccaTTCCTCTCTTCCCCATCCACTTCCTTCCTGCCGCCCACTTCCTCCGCTGCCCCGCACTCCGCCGGCAGGACCAAGGCGGCGGTCTCCGTCCTCCGCGCGCTGCGGGCCGAGGCGGCCACCCTCCCCGTGCTCTCCTTCACTGGAGACAAGGTCGGGGAGGTCACCCTCGACCTCAAGtccgcgccgccctccaccgcgcGCGCCGTCGTGCACCGCGCCATCATCACCGACCGCCAGAACGCGCGCCGGGGCACGGCCTCCACGCTCACCCGCGGCGAGGTCAGCGGCGGAGGGAGGAAGCCCTACCAGCAGAAGAAGACGGGGAAGGCGCGGCGCGGGTCGCAGCGCACCCCGCTCCGCCCAGGTGGTGGCGTCGTGTTCGGCCCCAAGCCCCGCGACTGGTCCATCAAGATCAACCGCAAGGAGAAGCGCCTCGCCATCTCCACCGCgctcgccagcgccgccgtggccgaggACGCCTTCGTCGTCGAGGAGTTCGACGAGGCCTTCGCGTCAGGGCCCAAGACCAAGGACTTCGTGGCCGCTCTGCAGCGGTGGGGGCTCGACCCCAAGCAGAAGGCCATGTTCTTTGCCACGGAGTTCGACGACAATGTGCGGCTTAGCGGCAGGAACATCGGTTCTCTCAAGATGCTCACACCCAGGACGCTTAATCTGTACGACATCCTCGACGCCCGCAAGCTCTTCTTTACTCCTGCTGCCGTAGACTACCTCAACTCCAGGTATGGAACCAGCGCTTCTGATGACTATGATACTGACGATGAGGACGATgccgaagaggagcaagaagtagtAGAAGAAGGCACAACAGTGGAGGCGGCTCAAG ATGTGACTGAAGAGAGCGAGGCAGATGGCAGTTCCTAG
- the LOC120652912 gene encoding coronatine-insensitive protein homolog 2-like — MGGEAEAGERQLGRVLSFGIPDTALGLVMGYVEDPWDRDAISLVCRHWCRVDALSRKHVTVAMAYSTTPELLFRRFPCLESLKLKAKPRAAMFNLISDDWGGSASPWIRQLSATFHFLKKLHLRRMIVSDDDISVLVRAKAHMLVSLKLDRCSGFSTPSLALIARSCKKLETLFLEESAIAENENDEWIRELATHNSVLETLNFFLTDLRASPEHLNLLVRNCRRLKTLKISECFMPDLTGLFRTAQTLQEFGGGSFEEPDQSVVNRNYENYYFPPSLHRLSLLYMGTNDLPILFPYSAALKKLDLQFAFLNTEDHCQIVQRCPNLETLEVRDVIGDRGLQVVAQTCKKLQRLRVERGDDDHGGLEDEQGRISQVGVMAVAQGCPELTYWAIHVSDITNAALEAVGTFSRNLNDFRLVLLDREAHITELPLDNGVRALLRGCTKLRRFAFYVRAGVLTDVGLGYVGEFSKGIRYMLLGNVGESDNGILQLSRGCPSLQKLELRGCLFSEHALAMAALQLKSLRYLWVQGYRASPNGADLMAMVRPFWNIEFIAPNQDGPCPDFRKQILAYYSLAGRRTDCPPSVIPLYPAF; from the exons AtgggcggcgaggccgaggccggGGAGCGGCAGCTGGGGCGGGTGCTCAGCTTCGGGATCCCGGACACGGCGCTGGGGCTGGTGATGGGGTACGTGGAGGACCCTTGGGACCGCGATGCCATCTCGCTGGTGTGCCGCCACTGGTGCCGCGTCGACGCGCTCAGCCGCAAGCACGTCACGGTCGCCATGGCCTACTCCACCACGCCCGAGCTCCTCTTCCGGCGGTTCCCGTGCCTCGAGTcgctcaagctcaaggccaaGCCCCGCGCGGCCATGTTCAACCTCATCTCCGACGACTGGGGCGGGTCGGCGTCACCGTGGATCCGGCAGCTCTCGGCCACCTTCCACTTCCTCAAGAAGCTCCACCTGCGCAGGATGATAGTGTCCGACGACGACATCAGCGTTCTCGTCCGCGCCAAGGCCCACATGCTCGTCTCGCTCAAGCTTGACCGCTGCTCCGGTTTCTCCACGCCCTCCCTCGCACTCATCGCCCGCTCCTGCAA GAAACTGGAAACACTGTTCCTGGAAGAAAGTGCAATTGCTGAGAATGAAAATGATGAATGGATTCGCGAGCTTGCTACACACAATTCTGTTCTGGAGACATTGAATTTCTTTCTGACAGATCTCAGGGCATCCCCAGAGCATCTCAACCTCCTCGTGCGCAATTGTCGAAGGCTGAAAACTCTGAAGATTAGCGAATGTTTCATGCCTGACCTGACTGGTTTGTTCCGCACTGCACAAACACTACAAGAATTTGGTGGTGGTTCATTTGAAGAGCCGGACCAATCGGTGGTGAATAGAAATTATGAGAACTACTATTTTCCCCCTTCACTGCACCGCTTGAGTTTGCTCTACATGGGAACAAATGATTTGCCGATACTTTTTCCATATTCAGCAGCTCTTAAGAAGTTAGATCTTCAATTTGCATTCCTTAACACAGAGGATCACTGTCAGATAGTTCAGCGCTGCCCAAATCTGGAAACCTTAGAG gtaaggGATGTGATAGGGGATCGCGGATTACAAGTTGTTGCACAGACCTGCAAGAAATTACAGAGGCTCAGAGTAGAAAGAGGAGATGATGACCATGGAGGTCTTGAGGATGAACAAGGTAGAATTTCACAGGTTGGAGTTATGGCTGTAGCCCAAGGCTGCCCTGAGTTGACATACTGGGCAATACATGTGTCAGATATCACAAATGCAGCTCTAGAGGCGGTCGGTACATTCAGCAGAAATCTCAATGATTTCCGCCTTGTCCTGCTTGATAGAGAAGCGCATATAACAGAATTGCCACTGGACAATGGGGTCCGTGCTTTGCTGAGAGGTTGCACCAAACTCCGAAGGTTTGCATTTTATGTGAGAGCTGGAGTCCTAACCGATGTTGGCCTTGGCTATGTTGGAGAATTTAGTAAGGGCATTCGTTACATGTTGCTTGGTAATGTTGGTGAGTCTGATAATGGAATTCTACAGTTATCAAGAGGCTGCCCAAGCTTGCAAAAACTGGAGCTAAGGGGTTGTCTATTTAGTGAGCATGCATTAGCCATGGCTGCACTCCAGCTTAAGTCACTGAGATATCTGTGGGTGCAAGGGTACAGGGCATCTCCAAATGGTGCTGATCTTATGGCTATGGTGCGCCCCTTCTGGAACATTGAATTTATTGCCCCAAACCAAGATGGACCTTGCCCAGATTTTAGGAAACAGATTCTGGCATACTACTCCCTTGCTGGAAGAAGGACAGATTGCCCTCCATCGGTAATTCCACTCTACCCAGCATTTTGA